A single region of the Cucumis melo cultivar AY chromosome 3, USDA_Cmelo_AY_1.0, whole genome shotgun sequence genome encodes:
- the LOC127148697 gene encoding formin-like protein 3: MESSRTLNLYKFVDAGSISCGSFKEERAQLLTARLLRTDYDQLLLIPYNFGNHWTLVVINLKKGVAFWIDHLKNRIDPDVTEVVESSSCCCCCSAATAAAAPPAPAPPPAPAPPPAPAPPPPPAPSPPPPAPTPPPAPTPPTAAPTTTATTAAAPTPPTAAPTTTATAAAPAAPPPPAALW; the protein is encoded by the exons ATGGAATCGTCAAGAACTTTGAATCTATACAAGTTCGTTGACGCTGGTTCGATTAGTTGTGGGAGTTTTAAAGAAGAACGAGCTCAATTGTTGACTGCACGATTACTTAGAACAGATTACGATCAACTCTTACTGATTCCTTACAATTTCGG GAATCATTGGACtttggttgtaataaaccttaAGAAGGGTGTTGCCTTTTGGATAGACCATTTGAAAAATCGTATTGACCCAGATGTAACCGAAGTAGTTGAAAG CTCCtcctgctgctgctgctgctccgCTGCTACTGCTGCTGCAGCTCCTCCTGCTCCTGCTCCTCCTCCTGCTCCTGCTCCTCCTCCTGCTCctgctcctcctcctcctcctgctccttctcctcctcctcctgctCCTACTCCTCCTCCTGCTCCTACTCCTCCTACTGCTGCTCctactactactgctactactGCTGCTGCTCCTACTCCTCCTACTGCTGCTCCTACTACTACTGCTACTGCTGCTGCTCCTGCTGCTCCTCCTCCTCCTGCTGct ttatggtag
- the LOC127148435 gene encoding uncharacterized protein LOC127148435 yields MLIYLENLCCCCSNLVEAVEDLGQSSLKHILDNFVWIIAIVSLPGRILAALRRGRQLQQFFQFLEIEFDNVLLERKELQKQFQAALKEHKMMELMLNELEMIHEKATNKIALLESEIVL; encoded by the exons ATGCTCATTTATCTTGAAAAcctttgttgttgttgttcaaACTTGGTTGAAGCTGTTGAAGACCTCGGTCAGTCTTCACTTAAACATATTTTGGACAACTTTGTGTGGATAATTGCAATTGTCTCTCTTCCTGGACGAATTTTAGCTGCTTTACGAAGGGGAAGGCAG TTGcaacaattttttcaatttctggAAATCGAGTTTGATAATGTTTTGCTGGAAAGAAAGGAGCTCCAAAAACAATTCCAGGCTGCTTTGAAGGAGCATAAGATGATGGAATTGATGTTGAACGAACTTGAAATGATACATGAAAAGGCAACCAACAAGATTGCACTCTTAGAAAGTGAG ATTGTTCTTTGA